One genomic segment of Scylla paramamosain isolate STU-SP2022 chromosome 11, ASM3559412v1, whole genome shotgun sequence includes these proteins:
- the LOC135104909 gene encoding H/ACA ribonucleoprotein complex non-core subunit NAF1-like: MSSEQRKSLLMEPSTPPLQDLPATSPQLCTSLTPDCSSHPHPTCPSSVTSMDVDGQVPESLPTADHMPILGHTPSGDGISTEGHMTHIPSNPSSVATTDQTNTPKHTDTVQYSTSNGHTPGISNLPTLGSTPTSDHLPTTAFKNSTSVDTSSSFKDTFRESSHTPNQINKTTEGKATEKVNHSPASSMHLLLAYGSSDSEEETIPAASVNVTPSPFIKNAMSQDSKQHSTIPAEDSGKLHTSQDASLQPRAPQVGTHLPNPTLSPSKQQMIEIDVVGGYRNMAGYDSDTEDSEEDSDSSSSSSSSFSSSSSSSSSSVLSSSSSSSSLKKPQKVPQTPREPPQRKKNKMLTPGELTLEDLPPIEDLKITLPPEKTQLVGMVHSVVMQQVVVESLPGIPALDLDSVLFVGPERHSLGQVFDVFGPVTQPLYVVRFNSAEDVTHSGAKLGEEVFYAPTSDEHTHYVEMEELLRCRGSDASGLQGNELAPGEISDFSDDEEEARARRRNRSRTTGSRNNNNTNNNNNNNNNNNNNNNNNNNNSNNSNNNNGSTSWDSQPHRKRHRGPNHNPFRLHSSNHPTSMPPPTHFFGPPPFNAQPPPPTQCMAPPSPHPNLPSHGPFPHPPPPPFHSGLPPPTQFSNEPPPPPHHRGEGGFGCMPPPPAGHPPPPPPPSPQWGENVVFGGESGFGREFLPPHPSMMPPPPPQQGGWGMSPQFPSHNMFTVPPPPPSHTHSMPHPPPQGMSLPPPNIPGPPPPPYPPSQPHPHC, translated from the exons ATGAGTTCTGAGCAGAGGAAGAGTTTGTTAATGGAACcctcaacaccaccattacaagACTTGCCAGCTACATCACCACAACTCTgcacttcactcactcctgaCTGCTCCTCCCATCCACATCCTACATGTCCCAGCAGTGTCACTTCAATGGATGTGGATGGCCAAGTCCCAGAGTCACTTCCCACAGCTGACCACATGCCCATACTTGGTCATACACCATCAGGTGATGGCATATCAACAGAAGGCCACATGACCCACATACCATCTAATCCCAGTTCTGTAGCTACCACTGACCAGACAAATACACCTAAACATACTGACACAGTTCAGTATTCCACTAGTAATGGTCATACTCCAGGAATCTCTAATTTGCCCACATTAGGGAGCACTCCCACCTCAGACCACTTGCCCACCACTGCTTTCAAAAATTCTACCTCAGTTGACACCTCATCATCATTCAAAGACACATTCCGAGAAAGTAGTCATACTCCCAACCAAATAAACAAGACTACTGAGGGGAAGGCAACTGAGAAG GTGAACCACTCTCCTGCCAGCTCTATGCATCTTCTGCTTGCATATGGCAGCTCTGATAGTGAAGAAGAGACAATCCCAGCTGCTTCTGTGAATGTGACTCCCAGCCCTTTCATCAAAAATGCCATGTCACAAGACTCAAAGCAACATAGCACCATTCCAGCAGAAGATTCAGGAAAGTTACATACCTCCCAGGATGCTAGTTTACAACCCAGGGCACCCCAAGTTGGCACACATTTGCCAAACCCAACCCTCAGCCCATCGAAGCAGCAGATGATTGAAATTGATGTGGTAGGAGGATATCGTAACATGGCTGGCTATGATAGTGACACAGAAGACTCGGAAGAGGACTCTGacagctcctcctcttccagctcttctttctcctcctcctcctcctcatcgtcatcatcagttttatcatcatcgtcctcttcttcatccctcaAGAAGCCTCAGAAAGTACCGCAAACTCCAAG AGAGCCACctcaaagaaagaagaataagatgcTCACCCCAGGGGAGCTCACTCTGGAGGACCTGCCACCTATCGAAGACCTGAAGATCACTCTCCCACCAGAGAAGACACAGCTGGTGGGCATGGTACACAGTGTGGTGATGCAGCAGG tggtggtggaaagCCTCCCAGGTATCCCTGCACTGGACCTCGACTCGGTGCTGTTTGTTGGTCCAGAGAGGCACTCACTTGGCCAGGTGTTTGATGTGTTTGGTCCTGTCACACAGCCGCTGTACGTGGTTCGTTTCAACTCGGCAGAGGATGTGACCCACAGTGGGGCAAAGCTGGGGGAGGAGGTGTTCTATGCACCTACCTCAGATGAGCACACCCACTATGTTGAGATGGAGGAGctgctgag gtGCCGTGGAAGTGATGCCTCTGGACTGCAAGGAAATGAACTTGCTCCTGGAGAGATCTCAGATTTCtcagatgatgaagaggaagctCGTGCCCGTCGCCGCAATCGTTCTCGCACCACTGGCTCCAGG aataataataataccaacaacaacaacaacaataataataataataataataataacaacaacaacaacaacaacagcaacaacagcaacaacaataatggaaGCACCAGCTGGGATTCACAGCCACACAGGAAGAGGCATCGAGGACCCAACCACAATCCTTTCCGTCTCCACTCCTCCAACCATCCAACCTCCATGCCACCCCCCACCCATTTCTTTGGTCCCCCTCCATTCAATGCCCAACCTCCACCTCCAACACAATGCATGGCCCCACCTTCCCCCCATCCTAATCTTCCATCACATGGACCATTTCCacacccacccccacccccattcCACAGTGGACTGCCACCTCCAACACAGTTCAGTAATGagcctcccccaccaccccatcatagaggagagggagggtttGGATGTATGCCCCCACCTCCAGCAGgacatcctccacctcctcctcctccaagcccTCAGTGGGGAGAAAATGTAGTGTTTGGTGGGGAATCTGGGTTTGGGAGGGAATTTTTGCCACCACATCCCTCCATGATgccgcccccaccaccacagcagggAGGATGGGGGATGTCTCCACAGTTTCCTTCACACAATATGTTTACtgttcctcccccacccccatctCACACCCACAGCAtgcctcatccacctcctcaaGGCATGTCATTACCTCCACCTAACATTCCAGGCCCTCCGCCCCCACCTTAtccaccatcacagccacacCCACACTGCTAG